From Natronoarchaeum philippinense, the proteins below share one genomic window:
- a CDS encoding DUF7530 family protein, translated as MGVDYGDAWTYESIVGAIPGVHLSNAGAVALQLVLFEVAVLVLAAVYGLWDTALVGTVAVAVAGAGSAVMLHVSERVRALGGPDPYRQLLFGSRFEVVLGLLAFLVFVTHLFVYDPRQAGEPLVEALFGVDPPLPAVYLALLIGWDVCYRIGTGWWASVVAVWRSYRYRGEFTSTQARAYSRLDAWNVVFAVVQLSLVPFVRDRPLLVVALVGHVLAVGLATGLSVLLLRSKGETVTRT; from the coding sequence ATGGGCGTCGACTACGGCGACGCGTGGACCTACGAGAGCATCGTCGGAGCGATCCCGGGTGTCCACCTCTCGAATGCCGGTGCAGTAGCGCTACAGTTGGTGCTGTTCGAGGTGGCCGTCCTCGTACTTGCGGCCGTCTACGGCCTCTGGGACACAGCCCTCGTGGGCACCGTCGCGGTCGCGGTCGCCGGCGCCGGCTCGGCGGTGATGTTACACGTCAGCGAGCGCGTGCGAGCGTTGGGCGGGCCCGACCCCTACCGGCAACTGCTGTTCGGGTCGCGGTTCGAGGTCGTACTCGGCCTGCTCGCGTTTCTCGTGTTCGTCACGCACCTGTTCGTCTACGATCCCAGACAGGCCGGCGAGCCGCTGGTGGAGGCGCTGTTCGGCGTCGATCCGCCGCTTCCGGCCGTCTATCTGGCCCTGCTGATCGGGTGGGACGTGTGCTACCGTATCGGGACCGGCTGGTGGGCGAGCGTAGTCGCGGTCTGGCGGTCCTACCGCTACCGAGGCGAGTTCACGTCCACACAGGCCCGCGCGTACAGCCGTCTGGACGCTTGGAACGTCGTGTTTGCCGTCGTGCAGCTATCGCTCGTCCCGTTCGTCCGCGACCGGCCGCTGCTGGTGGTCGCACTCGTGGGACACGTGCTGGCGGTCGGGCTGGCGACCGGGCTGTCGGTGCTGCTGTTACGGTCGAAAGGAGAGACGGTCACTCGGACTTGA
- a CDS encoding DUF5784 family protein yields the protein MASPLRFRKSTERWTPERVRGELLAPLDANLGADTVEPRIDPGGSWSVRRFDVDNGDIALFVWRDDEAYWLGNTETPKALWRTDKFGWTEVPYHVARFSQRELLAELYDAEPWLDPYDHLAWFFLPVFMSKDGRTTTRTFFRDHAAGFPDADREAALTFYEDFLSTGVFDDERETMAGKLGTSEMFDRVRMTAAMGEFNAAKLLSDAGYGVTPEIAVGTGHSLDFRATPTGARAADGGIDSDDGESSAIVEVTRPQPPTRRTASTPSAAVRETADSKASGQLSEHGDAVLFVDCSSFRDDEWLAVRGERPALPHRPAVVFRARPSGRIEGYASGNVPLDLGGGIELV from the coding sequence GTGGCCAGTCCCCTGCGTTTCCGCAAATCGACCGAGCGCTGGACGCCAGAGCGCGTCCGGGGCGAACTTTTGGCGCCGCTGGATGCCAATCTCGGGGCCGACACCGTCGAACCCCGTATCGATCCCGGCGGCAGTTGGTCGGTCCGGCGGTTCGATGTCGACAACGGCGACATCGCGCTGTTCGTCTGGCGCGACGACGAGGCCTACTGGCTCGGCAACACCGAGACGCCGAAGGCGCTCTGGCGCACCGACAAGTTCGGCTGGACCGAAGTACCCTATCACGTCGCCCGGTTCAGCCAGCGCGAGCTGCTGGCGGAGCTGTACGACGCCGAGCCGTGGCTCGACCCGTACGACCACCTCGCGTGGTTTTTCCTCCCCGTATTCATGTCGAAAGACGGTCGGACGACGACCAGGACGTTCTTTCGGGATCACGCTGCCGGCTTTCCCGACGCCGACCGTGAGGCGGCACTGACGTTCTACGAGGACTTTCTCTCGACCGGCGTGTTCGACGACGAGCGCGAAACGATGGCCGGAAAGCTCGGCACGAGCGAGATGTTCGACCGCGTTCGCATGACCGCCGCGATGGGCGAGTTCAACGCCGCAAAACTCCTGTCCGACGCGGGGTACGGCGTCACGCCAGAGATCGCCGTCGGCACGGGACACTCGCTCGATTTCCGTGCGACGCCCACCGGGGCCCGCGCCGCCGACGGCGGAATCGACAGCGACGACGGTGAGTCGAGCGCGATCGTCGAGGTGACGCGCCCACAACCCCCGACGCGACGGACTGCAAGCACGCCGTCGGCTGCCGTGCGCGAGACAGCAGACAGTAAGGCCAGTGGCCAGCTCAGCGAACACGGCGACGCCGTGCTGTTCGTCGACTGTTCGAGCTTCCGGGACGACGAGTGGCTGGCCGTCCGGGGCGAGCGACCCGCGCTTCCACATCGACCTGCGGTCGTGTTCCGAGCGAGGCCGTCCGGACGGATCGAAGGATACGCGAGCGGGAACGTTCCTCTCGATCTCGGCGGCGGCATCGAACTGGTCTGA
- a CDS encoding NAD(P)H-binding protein: MRVLLTGATGFVGSHLGPALVEAGHQVTALVRDASGYDPPDGVTVAEGDLLEPGSFEDALDGVEAAYYLVHSMGASGDFAERDRRAARNFTEAASEAGVERVVYLGGLGAEHADGEELSGHLQSRQEVAEILDSGSFDLTTLRAAIIVGPGSTSFEIIDQLTGKLPVMVTPRWVRTPCQPIAVDDVVAYLTGVLDAPATAGGRFEIGGPEVLSYQEMLVETAEVAGRRLFVLPVPVLTPRLSAYWVDLVTDVPRSVAHPLIDGLKTPVVVEDDSIRDYVDVDLTPFSTAVERAIEHEHIDAAPARAGEDE; encoded by the coding sequence ATGCGCGTGTTGCTCACCGGTGCGACGGGGTTCGTCGGGAGCCATCTCGGGCCGGCACTCGTCGAGGCGGGCCATCAGGTCACGGCGCTGGTCAGGGATGCTTCGGGGTACGATCCACCCGACGGCGTCACTGTCGCCGAAGGCGATTTACTCGAGCCCGGGAGCTTCGAGGACGCGCTGGACGGCGTCGAGGCGGCGTACTACCTCGTCCACTCGATGGGGGCGAGCGGCGACTTCGCCGAGCGCGATCGGCGCGCTGCACGGAACTTCACCGAAGCGGCCAGCGAGGCCGGCGTCGAGCGCGTCGTCTACCTCGGCGGGCTGGGGGCCGAGCACGCGGACGGCGAGGAACTATCGGGCCATCTCCAGTCGCGCCAAGAGGTGGCCGAGATTCTCGACAGCGGCTCGTTCGATCTGACGACGCTCCGGGCCGCGATCATCGTCGGGCCGGGCAGTACGAGCTTCGAGATTATCGACCAGTTGACCGGAAAACTTCCGGTGATGGTGACGCCCCGATGGGTGCGAACGCCGTGCCAGCCGATCGCGGTCGACGACGTGGTGGCGTATCTCACCGGCGTTCTGGACGCGCCGGCGACCGCCGGCGGGCGCTTCGAGATCGGCGGCCCGGAGGTGCTCAGCTATCAGGAGATGCTCGTCGAGACGGCCGAAGTCGCTGGTCGGCGCCTGTTCGTCCTCCCGGTGCCGGTGTTGACGCCGCGGCTGTCGGCGTACTGGGTCGACCTCGTGACCGACGTGCCACGAAGCGTCGCCCACCCGCTGATCGACGGGCTGAAGACGCCCGTCGTCGTCGAGGACGACAGTATCCGGGACTACGTCGACGTTGATCTGACACCGTTTTCGACCGCCGTGGAGCGCGCCATCGAACACGAGCACATCGACGCCGCGCCCGCGCGAGCGGGGGAGGACGAGTGA
- a CDS encoding YkgJ family cysteine cluster protein, with protein MEVDCEGCAGCCVDWRSLAESPSDHERRGPRRPLDDTYNLVPLRRGEVRAFLDAGYGDALTPRLWLDDGGVEIDGRELAGVGGKPVFFVGLRKVPKPVAPFDADSQWLPACVFLDPETLQCRIHDDDLYPEQCSSYPGHNLALDQETECERVEAAFGGERLLDDEPEDADGLLLGPQAIGEKLFVHPEPDRLDGVVDRLATGEPTAKDRAEFVGVAAASSPGATGIDERRYKAARERALDADSWVSAAVTEWTERSDAEAQVADGADPQRTVRGESTTPEPSVAERVEGDRGAPETPGWD; from the coding sequence ATGGAGGTCGACTGTGAGGGCTGTGCGGGCTGTTGTGTCGACTGGCGATCGCTGGCCGAGTCTCCGAGCGATCACGAGCGACGCGGCCCGCGCCGACCGCTCGACGACACGTACAACCTCGTTCCCCTCCGGCGAGGGGAGGTGCGGGCGTTTCTCGACGCGGGCTACGGCGACGCGCTGACGCCGCGGCTCTGGCTGGACGACGGCGGCGTCGAGATCGACGGCCGCGAACTGGCCGGCGTCGGCGGCAAGCCCGTGTTTTTCGTCGGGTTGCGCAAGGTTCCGAAGCCGGTCGCGCCGTTCGACGCCGACTCTCAGTGGCTCCCGGCGTGTGTCTTTCTCGATCCCGAGACGCTGCAGTGCCGGATCCACGACGACGACCTCTACCCCGAGCAGTGTTCGAGCTACCCCGGCCACAATCTGGCGCTCGACCAAGAAACTGAATGCGAGCGCGTCGAAGCGGCGTTCGGCGGCGAGCGGCTGCTCGACGACGAGCCCGAGGACGCCGACGGACTCTTGCTCGGCCCGCAGGCAATCGGCGAGAAGTTGTTCGTCCACCCCGAGCCCGACCGTCTGGACGGCGTCGTCGATCGGCTCGCAACCGGCGAACCGACCGCGAAAGACCGTGCGGAGTTCGTCGGCGTCGCGGCGGCGTCCAGCCCCGGCGCGACCGGCATCGACGAGCGGCGCTACAAAGCGGCCCGCGAGCGCGCGCTCGACGCCGACTCGTGGGTCAGTGCAGCGGTCACGGAGTGGACCGAGCGCAGCGACGCCGAAGCGCAGGTGGCCGACGGCGCCGATCCACAGCGAACCGTCCGCGGCGAGTCGACGACGCCCGAGCCGTCGGTCGCCGAGCGCGTCGAGGGAGATCGTGGAGCACCCGAAACGCCCGGCTGGGACTGA
- a CDS encoding aminopeptidase, whose translation MDRRIREHAEVLVDWSAQIEASDDVVLAVGEGTHDLAVATAELVGERGANLVATYAADELQRAYLRGHDGNFDANPAHELALVENADVYLALGGGRNTSALADVDAERRTAYAQATEAIREARLSTDWVKTVHPTRSLAQQAGMAYEEYQDFVYDATLRDWEALAAEMERLKEILDEGSEVRLVSADTDLTMSIEGRTAVNSAASVAYDSHNLPSGEVFTAPYDTEGEVCFDVPMTIRGERVNNVSLTFEDGEVVDVSADQNASVIEEIVDTDDGARRLGELGIGMNRGIDRFTDNILFDEKMGDTVHLALGRAYDANLPADESGNDSAVHVDLITDVSDESRLVVDGEVVQRNGRFRWEDGFEE comes from the coding sequence ATGGACCGACGAATCCGTGAGCACGCTGAGGTGCTCGTCGACTGGAGCGCACAGATCGAGGCCAGTGACGATGTCGTCCTTGCAGTGGGTGAGGGAACGCACGACCTCGCCGTAGCCACGGCAGAGCTCGTCGGCGAACGCGGCGCGAATCTCGTCGCGACGTACGCCGCCGACGAACTCCAGCGCGCGTACCTCAGAGGTCACGACGGCAATTTCGATGCGAATCCGGCACACGAACTCGCACTCGTCGAGAACGCGGATGTCTACCTCGCACTCGGTGGCGGCCGCAACACGAGCGCGCTGGCCGATGTCGACGCCGAGCGCCGCACCGCGTACGCCCAAGCGACCGAGGCGATTCGTGAGGCGCGTCTCAGCACGGACTGGGTGAAGACGGTACATCCGACTCGGTCGCTGGCCCAGCAGGCCGGCATGGCCTACGAGGAGTATCAGGACTTCGTCTACGATGCGACCCTCCGGGACTGGGAAGCGCTCGCTGCGGAGATGGAGCGGCTCAAAGAGATTCTCGACGAAGGTAGCGAGGTCCGACTCGTTTCGGCGGACACCGATCTGACGATGTCGATCGAGGGTCGCACGGCGGTCAACAGCGCCGCGTCGGTCGCCTACGACTCCCACAATCTACCCAGCGGAGAGGTGTTTACTGCCCCCTACGACACCGAGGGCGAGGTTTGCTTCGACGTGCCGATGACGATCAGGGGCGAGCGCGTCAATAACGTCTCGCTGACCTTCGAGGACGGCGAGGTCGTCGATGTCTCGGCCGACCAGAACGCATCCGTCATCGAGGAGATCGTCGACACCGACGACGGCGCCCGACGCCTCGGCGAGCTCGGCATCGGTATGAACCGCGGCATCGACCGGTTCACCGACAACATCCTCTTCGACGAAAAGATGGGAGATACTGTCCATCTCGCGCTAGGGAGGGCTTACGACGCGAACCTGCCAGCGGATGAGTCTGGCAACGACAGTGCCGTCCACGTGGACTTGATCACTGATGTCAGCGACGAGTCTCGACTGGTCGTCGACGGCGAGGTGGTACAGCGGAACGGCCGGTTCCGCTGGGAAGACGGGTTCGAGGAGTAG
- a CDS encoding helicase C-terminal domain-containing protein, whose amino-acid sequence MIVDASRILDEFPAPSYRGNQQQALDDIRDAFEAGNDVVLVRAPTGSGKSLLARAIAGCARRGDGAAPSEATSAYYTTPQVSQLDDVAGDDLLEDLSIIRGKSNYNCILPDETDTSVDQAPCARERGYDCSVKHRCPYFSDRAIASNRRIAAMTLAYFMQTAGSDVFRKRDVCVIDEAHGLAEWAEMYATTHLGPRTVPMWEDLRVPDLDGPDQAVDYADALIDTCTKRKDDLLQKGDLEPAEAAERDRLQELISELKWFVEDYRDPQSSTMWLVDQNDREGGSEQGEGGPVTIKPMDPERYLQHTVWDRANKFALLSATILSKDAFCRQVGLDPDDVALVDVGHTFPVEHRPLYDVAQGKMTYEHRDQTIPKVARTIVRIMRKHDDEKGLIHCHSYDIQSRLKERLGDFGVAQRVRTHDREDRDAALEAWKDSDRPDVFLSVKMEEALDLEGDLARWQVICKAPYPNTGDSRVAHRLEDGQWGWYYRTALRTVIQACGRVVRAPEDHGATYLADSSLLDLFDRASHDVPDWFDEQIVRMSEPDLPAFDPDGALGEVGSAPNRRRSAAGGSSERSEPTGNSGSTPSSGSSSTSASRSGRSSNSSQKSPITDVWETDD is encoded by the coding sequence ATGATAGTGGACGCCAGCCGCATCCTCGATGAGTTTCCCGCGCCCTCCTACCGCGGCAACCAACAGCAAGCCCTCGACGATATCCGCGACGCGTTCGAGGCCGGCAACGACGTGGTGCTGGTGCGCGCGCCGACCGGCAGCGGCAAGTCCCTGCTGGCCCGCGCCATCGCGGGCTGTGCGCGCCGTGGCGACGGCGCCGCGCCGAGCGAGGCCACCAGCGCCTACTACACGACGCCGCAGGTCTCCCAACTGGACGACGTTGCCGGCGACGATCTGCTGGAGGATCTCAGCATCATCCGGGGCAAGAGCAACTACAACTGCATCCTCCCCGACGAGACCGACACGTCGGTCGATCAGGCCCCCTGCGCCCGCGAGCGCGGCTACGACTGTTCGGTCAAGCACCGCTGTCCGTACTTCTCCGACCGGGCGATCGCCTCGAATCGCCGGATCGCCGCGATGACGCTGGCCTACTTCATGCAGACCGCCGGCTCGGACGTGTTCCGAAAGCGCGACGTTTGCGTGATCGACGAGGCCCACGGGCTCGCCGAGTGGGCCGAGATGTACGCGACGACCCACCTCGGTCCGCGAACGGTGCCGATGTGGGAGGACCTCCGCGTGCCCGACCTCGACGGCCCCGATCAGGCCGTCGACTACGCAGACGCGCTGATCGACACCTGCACGAAGCGCAAGGACGACCTGCTCCAGAAGGGCGACCTCGAACCCGCCGAGGCCGCCGAACGCGACCGACTGCAGGAACTCATCTCCGAACTCAAGTGGTTCGTCGAGGACTACCGCGACCCCCAGAGCTCGACGATGTGGCTCGTCGACCAGAACGACCGGGAGGGGGGCAGTGAGCAAGGCGAAGGAGGACCGGTCACGATCAAGCCGATGGATCCCGAGCGCTACCTGCAACACACCGTCTGGGATCGCGCGAACAAGTTCGCGCTGCTGTCGGCGACGATTCTCAGCAAGGACGCGTTCTGCCGGCAGGTCGGGCTCGACCCCGACGATGTCGCGCTGGTGGACGTGGGCCACACGTTCCCCGTCGAACATCGCCCGCTGTACGATGTCGCGCAGGGCAAGATGACCTACGAGCACCGCGACCAGACGATCCCGAAGGTGGCCCGTACGATCGTCCGAATCATGCGAAAACACGACGACGAGAAGGGGCTGATCCACTGCCACTCGTATGACATTCAGTCCCGGCTGAAGGAGCGCCTCGGCGACTTCGGCGTCGCCCAGCGCGTTCGCACCCACGACCGCGAGGACCGCGACGCCGCGCTGGAGGCGTGGAAAGACAGCGACCGCCCCGACGTGTTTCTCTCGGTGAAGATGGAGGAGGCCCTCGATCTGGAAGGCGACCTCGCGCGCTGGCAAGTGATCTGCAAGGCGCCGTACCCCAACACCGGCGACTCACGGGTCGCCCATCGATTGGAGGACGGCCAGTGGGGCTGGTACTATCGCACAGCCCTGCGGACGGTGATTCAGGCCTGCGGGCGGGTCGTCCGCGCGCCCGAGGACCACGGCGCGACGTATCTTGCGGATTCGAGCCTGCTGGATCTGTTCGACCGGGCGAGCCACGACGTGCCCGACTGGTTCGACGAGCAGATCGTCCGGATGTCCGAGCCGGACCTGCCGGCGTTCGATCCGGACGGTGCGCTCGGCGAGGTTGGATCGGCGCCGAATCGGCGCCGCAGCGCCGCCGGCGGCTCGTCGGAGCGATCGGAGCCGACCGGCAACAGCGGCTCGACGCCGTCGTCGGGCAGTAGCTCCACGTCGGCATCGCGCAGCGGGCGCTCGTCGAACTCCTCGCAAAAGTCCCCGATCACGGATGTCTGGGAGACCGACGACTAG
- a CDS encoding DUF7561 family protein: protein MSTDPCDGCGAEVRIGGGIGDFWTLSPGTTGGMTLELDDDTEHFLCFDCVEELPDYPSAEDVAALDRPVEAGDESDTE from the coding sequence ATGAGCACCGACCCCTGCGACGGCTGTGGCGCCGAGGTGCGGATCGGCGGCGGGATCGGCGACTTCTGGACGCTCTCGCCCGGTACGACCGGCGGGATGACGCTGGAACTCGACGACGACACCGAGCACTTCCTCTGTTTCGACTGCGTCGAGGAGCTACCCGACTACCCGTCTGCCGAGGACGTTGCGGCGCTGGATCGGCCTGTCGAGGCCGGCGACGAGAGCGACACCGAGTGA
- a CDS encoding DUF5789 family protein encodes MMRRTHELLTETEYPITTDELVERYGDQQIELADGTETVGEILARLDGETYEHKEDAEFAIYSAVSDRAIGRKGYSDRDPTPLGSPHGPDQVSF; translated from the coding sequence ATGATGCGACGCACCCACGAACTGCTCACCGAGACGGAGTATCCGATCACGACCGACGAACTGGTCGAGCGGTACGGCGATCAACAGATCGAACTCGCCGACGGTACCGAAACGGTCGGTGAGATTCTGGCGCGACTGGACGGCGAGACCTACGAGCACAAGGAAGACGCCGAGTTTGCCATCTACTCGGCGGTCAGCGATCGAGCCATCGGCCGAAAGGGGTACAGCGATCGCGATCCGACGCCGCTTGGCAGTCCGCACGGTCCGGATCAGGTCTCGTTCTGA
- a CDS encoding redoxin domain-containing protein, which produces MIAEGTAAPDFTLPAAVDGDIQTLTFSEYADSRITVLAFYPADFSPSCTDELCSLRDIDLFNLQRDVTILGVSTDSAFSHREFARQNGLEFPLCSDNDGRVARRYGVLGDEIRGHSRLAQRSVFVVDDRGTVRYAWTAEETAQLPDLAAVREAVDSIQDDRSAIERYQEAHDHFKYGQSEHESALTALADEEWHVAAEAFGEAEYYFEEAETGFDTARRFAESDNISRAGDRAKQKASHYRQSARWYIGAARRYGEGEMAAARDAADDAEAALDRARGMEPIPDLYSV; this is translated from the coding sequence ATGATTGCAGAGGGAACGGCGGCGCCCGATTTCACACTGCCGGCTGCGGTCGACGGTGACATTCAGACGCTGACGTTCAGCGAGTACGCAGACAGTCGCATCACCGTACTTGCGTTCTACCCTGCTGACTTCAGCCCTTCGTGTACTGACGAGCTGTGTTCGCTGCGCGATATCGATCTGTTCAATCTCCAGCGTGATGTCACGATTCTCGGCGTTTCGACCGATAGCGCGTTCAGCCACCGGGAGTTCGCGCGTCAGAACGGACTCGAGTTTCCGCTCTGCAGTGACAACGACGGTCGCGTCGCACGGCGCTACGGCGTCCTCGGGGACGAGATTCGCGGTCACAGCCGACTCGCCCAGCGATCGGTGTTCGTCGTCGACGACCGCGGCACGGTTCGGTACGCTTGGACTGCTGAGGAGACAGCGCAGCTGCCCGATCTCGCTGCGGTCCGCGAAGCCGTCGACTCAATTCAGGACGATCGGAGCGCGATCGAGCGGTATCAGGAGGCTCACGATCACTTCAAGTACGGACAGTCGGAGCACGAGAGCGCGCTCACAGCCCTCGCAGACGAGGAGTGGCACGTCGCGGCCGAGGCGTTCGGCGAGGCCGAGTACTACTTCGAGGAAGCCGAAACCGGGTTCGATACGGCTCGGCGCTTCGCCGAGTCCGACAACATCTCGCGGGCTGGCGACCGGGCCAAGCAGAAAGCCAGCCACTACCGCCAGTCGGCCCGCTGGTACATCGGCGCAGCGCGGCGGTACGGCGAGGGAGAGATGGCTGCTGCGCGCGACGCCGCCGATGACGCCGAGGCAGCGCTGGACCGGGCTCGTGGAATGGAGCCGATTCCGGATCTGTACTCCGTTTGA
- a CDS encoding DUF5786 family protein, producing MSMGAYDEDEHERREQKTSEVDADFDGARSEYRGTVEYDSGDSAEELLDAFEQIKSE from the coding sequence ATGTCAATGGGTGCCTATGACGAAGACGAACACGAGCGCCGCGAACAGAAGACCAGCGAGGTCGACGCCGACTTCGACGGTGCTCGATCGGAGTACCGCGGCACCGTCGAGTACGACTCCGGCGATTCCGCCGAGGAACTGCTCGACGCGTTCGAGCAGATCAAGTCCGAGTGA